A portion of the Pseudomonas sp. GR 6-02 genome contains these proteins:
- the waaF gene encoding lipopolysaccharide heptosyltransferase II, whose amino-acid sequence MKILIVGPSWVGDMVMAQTLFQCLKQRHPQCEIDVLAPEWSRPILERMPEVRQALSFPLGHGVLELATRRRIGKSLAGQYDQAILLPNSLKSALVPFFAGIPKRTGWRGEFRYGLLNDVRTLDKERYPLMIERFMALAFEPGIELPKPYPRPSLQIDPVTRDGALAKFGLALDRPVLALCPGAEFGESKRWPSEHYAKVAEAKIREGWQVWLFGSKNDHAVGEDIRGRLIPGLREESVNLSGGTSLAEAIDLLSCADAVVSNDSGLMHVAAALNRPLVAVYGSTSPGFTPPLAEHVEIVRLGIECSPCFDRTCRFGHYNCLRQLMPKAVNEALQRLLGTVVEVK is encoded by the coding sequence ATGAAAATTCTGATCGTTGGGCCCAGTTGGGTCGGTGACATGGTGATGGCGCAGACACTTTTTCAGTGTCTCAAACAACGCCACCCGCAGTGCGAAATCGACGTGCTGGCCCCCGAGTGGAGCCGGCCGATCCTCGAGCGCATGCCCGAAGTACGCCAGGCCTTGAGCTTCCCGCTCGGCCACGGCGTGCTGGAACTGGCGACGCGTCGGCGCATCGGTAAATCCCTGGCCGGTCAGTACGACCAGGCCATCCTGCTGCCCAATTCGCTGAAATCGGCCCTGGTGCCGTTTTTTGCCGGCATCCCGAAACGCACCGGCTGGCGTGGCGAGTTCCGCTACGGCCTGCTCAATGATGTGCGCACGCTCGACAAAGAGCGTTATCCGTTGATGATCGAGCGCTTCATGGCCCTGGCCTTTGAGCCTGGCATCGAGCTGCCGAAACCTTATCCACGGCCGAGCTTGCAGATCGATCCGGTGACTCGCGACGGCGCACTGGCCAAGTTCGGCCTGGCCCTTGACCGTCCAGTGTTGGCGCTGTGCCCTGGCGCCGAATTTGGCGAGTCCAAGCGCTGGCCGTCCGAGCACTATGCCAAGGTCGCCGAGGCGAAGATTCGTGAAGGCTGGCAAGTCTGGCTGTTCGGCTCGAAAAACGATCACGCGGTGGGCGAAGACATTCGTGGGCGGTTGATTCCGGGGCTGCGTGAAGAGTCGGTAAACCTCAGTGGCGGCACTTCCTTGGCCGAGGCCATCGATCTGCTGTCCTGCGCCGACGCGGTGGTCTCCAACGACTCGGGCCTGATGCACGTGGCTGCCGCGCTGAACCGCCCGTTGGTGGCGGTGTACGGCTCGACGTCGCCGGGTTTCACGCCACCGCTGGCCGAGCATGTCGAGATCGTGCGCCTGGGCATCGAATGCAGTCCGTGCTTCGATCGCACCTGCCGTTTCGGTCATTACAACTGCTTGCGCCAGCTCATGCCCAAAGCGGTGAACGAAGCCTTGCAGCGGTTGCTGGGCACTGTGGTCGAGGTCAAATAG